The Mesorhizobium sp. M1D.F.Ca.ET.043.01.1.1 genome contains a region encoding:
- a CDS encoding outer membrane protein: MGRLTLASAGFFALLSGPALAADAGADLPMTAPGFDWTGYYAGLQAGYGWGSSDISGTEGEPFGASPDLDGGFVGGHVAGLWQFNQAVIGARAELDYSSMDGSALLDPGNSVGTDINWFGSVNAEAGLAVDRWLIYGVGGVAFAGIETSQDAGPTFAKTRVSAGWTIGAGVDYALSNNIVVGAQYRYYDFGKEHFDAPDDFSDRDQDVKLHTLGVNFSYKF, encoded by the coding sequence ATGGGTCGCCTGACGCTTGCCAGTGCCGGCTTTTTCGCTCTGCTGTCCGGGCCGGCCTTGGCCGCGGACGCAGGCGCCGACTTGCCCATGACCGCGCCCGGCTTCGACTGGACGGGCTACTATGCCGGCCTCCAGGCCGGCTATGGCTGGGGTTCATCCGACATCTCCGGCACCGAAGGCGAGCCGTTCGGCGCTTCGCCCGATCTTGATGGCGGCTTTGTCGGCGGCCATGTCGCCGGCCTCTGGCAGTTCAACCAGGCAGTGATCGGCGCGCGGGCCGAGCTCGACTATTCCTCGATGGATGGTTCGGCCCTGCTCGATCCCGGAAATTCGGTCGGCACCGACATCAATTGGTTCGGATCGGTCAATGCGGAGGCCGGCCTGGCGGTCGATCGCTGGCTGATCTACGGCGTCGGCGGCGTCGCCTTCGCCGGCATCGAGACCTCGCAAGATGCCGGGCCCACCTTCGCCAAGACACGCGTAAGCGCCGGCTGGACGATCGGCGCCGGCGTCGACTATGCGCTGAGCAACAATATCGTCGTCGGCGCGCAGTACCGCTACTACGATTTCGGCAAGGAGCATTTCGACGCCCCGGACGACTTCTCGGATCGCGACCAGGACGTGAAGCTGCACACGCTGGGCGTGAACTTCAGCTACAAGTTCTGA